CGCAGCAGCGGTTTCCAGTGTTGGTATCCGACTTCCTCGCTGGAGTTTTCGGATTCGAGTAAGGTTTGGTGGGTGACGTCTACCAAGCGTACGATATTTTCCGCACGTTCGGTGTAACGGCTCATCCAGAAAAGGGAGTCAGCGACGCGACAGAGCATGGTGATACTAATTAAATGTTGGGTACGTTGGGGCTATTTGTCTTGTTTCAGGACCCAGGTGTCTTTGGAGCCCCCGCCTTGGGACGAGTTCACGACTAGGGAGCCCTTGCGCAGAGCGACTCGGGTAAGTCCTCCGGGCATCACTCTTACTTTGTCCCCGTATAGGATGTAAGGTCGTAAATCGATGTGTCTGCCATCGAATTCCTTATCGCAGTAGGTTGGGTGGCGCGAGAGCGAGATGGGCGTTTGGGCGATGAAATCTCTTGGGTGCGCTTTGACCTTCTTCTTGAAGTCTTCCACCTCGGCCTTCGTGGCCTTTGGCCCGATCAGCATGCCGTAGCCGCCTGCTTCGTTGGCTGCTTTTATGACGAGCTTGTCCGCATTTTCCAAAGTGTAGTCCAGATCTTCCTTTTTGTATGGGAGCCAGGTCTTCACGTTGGGCAGGATGGGCTCCTGATCCAAGTAGTACTTGATCATATCCGGGACGAAGCAGTAGGTCACTTTGTCGTCGGCGATTCCGGTGCCGACCGCATTTGCCAAGCCAACGTTTCCGGCTCGGTAGGCTTGCATGAGGCCGGGGACGCCGAGTACGGAGTCTTTGCGGAAGGCTTTGGGATCCAGGAAGTCGTCGTCGATACGTCGATACAGGACATCCACCTTCTTCAGGCCCACAGTGGTCTTCATGTATACGAAGTCGTTTTTAACCACCAAATCTTGGCCCTGGACAATTTCTACCCCCATTTGGCGGGCTAGGAAGCAGTGTTCGAAGTAGGCGCTGTTATATACGCCGGGAGTGAGGACGGCCACGGTCGGGTTGTCGCTCTCGTTTGGACTGGCGAATTTAAGCGTCTTCAGGAGCTGGTCGGGATAGTCCAGGACTGAGCGGACACCTGACTTCGGGAAGAAACGCGGGAAGGCTCGCTTCATTACGTTTCGGTTTTCGATCATGTAGGAGACGCCGGAAGGGCAGCGTCCATTGTCCTCTAGTACGAGGTAGTCTCCGTTGTCGTCGCGGATCAAGTCCGTACCGCAAATGTGGATGTAGATATCGTTGGGAGGGCTGAAGTCTCGCATCTCTTTGCGGAAGTGTTTCCCGGTTGCGAGAACCTCGGCTGGAATAATGCCGTCTTTGACGATCTTCTGCTCGTGGTAGATATCTTTTAGAAATAGGTTCAGGGCTACGATGCGCTGAGTGAGACCCTCTTCGAGCATGGTCCACTCTTTGTTAGGGATGATGCGGGGCATTAGGTCGAACGGGAATATTCGCTCGGTGCTTTCTTCGTCCCCGTAAACAGTGAAGGTGACGCCTTGTTGTAGGAGAGACAGATCGACGGCCTCTCGC
This region of Pelagicoccus albus genomic DNA includes:
- a CDS encoding circularly permuted type 2 ATP-grasp protein, whose translation is MQIEYDHTGFFDEMFEKDGKPRPHYEGIFQRLKTLSTAEFDQKREAVDLSLLQQGVTFTVYGDEESTERIFPFDLMPRIIPNKEWTMLEEGLTQRIVALNLFLKDIYHEQKIVKDGIIPAEVLATGKHFRKEMRDFSPPNDIYIHICGTDLIRDDNGDYLVLEDNGRCPSGVSYMIENRNVMKRAFPRFFPKSGVRSVLDYPDQLLKTLKFASPNESDNPTVAVLTPGVYNSAYFEHCFLARQMGVEIVQGQDLVVKNDFVYMKTTVGLKKVDVLYRRIDDDFLDPKAFRKDSVLGVPGLMQAYRAGNVGLANAVGTGIADDKVTYCFVPDMIKYYLDQEPILPNVKTWLPYKKEDLDYTLENADKLVIKAANEAGGYGMLIGPKATKAEVEDFKKKVKAHPRDFIAQTPISLSRHPTYCDKEFDGRHIDLRPYILYGDKVRVMPGGLTRVALRKGSLVVNSSQGGGSKDTWVLKQDK